In Geobacillus kaustophilus, a genomic segment contains:
- the pdxK gene encoding pyridoxine/pyridoxal/pyridoxamine kinase, whose product MTMPKALTIAGSDSSGGAGLQADLKTFQELGVYGMTAITTIVAMDPHNRWAHQVFPVDLATIEAQLETIIVGVGIDALKTGMLPTTDIIELAARTIEKHGLKNAVVDPVMVCKGADEPLHPENTVCYRETLVPKATVVTPNLFEAAQLAGLPRIETIEDMKEAAGRIHELGAQYVIVKGGRKIPHDYAVDVLYDGKTFELLESEWIETTYTHGAGCTFSAAIAAELAKGRPVKDAIATAKAFITAAIRHSFPLNEYVGPTHHGAYRLYGEK is encoded by the coding sequence ATGACGATGCCAAAAGCATTAACGATCGCCGGGTCGGACAGCAGCGGCGGCGCCGGACTGCAGGCGGATTTGAAAACGTTCCAAGAGCTTGGCGTCTACGGAATGACAGCAATCACGACGATCGTCGCCATGGATCCGCACAACCGGTGGGCGCACCAAGTGTTCCCCGTCGACCTCGCAACGATCGAAGCCCAGCTAGAGACGATCATCGTCGGCGTCGGGATTGATGCCTTAAAAACAGGAATGCTTCCGACAACGGACATCATTGAGCTAGCGGCGCGGACGATCGAAAAACATGGGTTGAAAAATGCGGTCGTCGATCCAGTTATGGTTTGCAAAGGGGCCGATGAGCCGCTTCATCCGGAAAATACGGTGTGCTACCGCGAAACGCTCGTGCCAAAAGCGACGGTTGTGACGCCGAACTTGTTTGAAGCGGCGCAACTGGCCGGCCTGCCGCGCATTGAGACGATCGAAGATATGAAAGAAGCGGCTGGGCGCATCCATGAGCTTGGCGCCCAATACGTCATCGTCAAAGGCGGGCGGAAAATTCCGCACGACTATGCGGTCGACGTCCTTTACGACGGGAAAACGTTTGAGCTGCTCGAGTCGGAGTGGATTGAAACGACGTATACGCACGGAGCGGGCTGCACGTTCTCGGCCGCCATCGCCGCCGAGCTGGCCAAAGGGCGTCCGGTGAAAGACGCCATTGCGACCGCGAAGGCGTTCATCACCGCGGCGATCCGCCATTCGTTCCCATTAAACGAATATGTCGGCCCGACGCATCACGGGGCGTATCGCCTCTATGGAGAAAAATAG
- a CDS encoding carbon-nitrogen hydrolase family protein, whose product MRVSAVQYHLHTIRSFDEFAAQVTHYVKTAQEFDAEFVLFPEFFTTQLLSIPLDDERQTAIDDLPNYTEKYTELFVSLAKDTGMYLIGGTHVIRQNGKLYNAAHLFTPDGTIHRQAKLHITPTEVNEWNIAPGDGLHVFETDKATIAILTCYDIEFPEIVRLARAKGADVIFCPSCTDDRHGFYRVRYCCHARAIENEVYVVATGTVGSLPTVDFMRANFGQAAVITPNDIPFPQGGVLASGEINNDMVITADLDLSLLRKVREKGSVATWRDRRIDLYPDWDTMA is encoded by the coding sequence TTGCGCGTCTCGGCTGTCCAATATCATCTTCACACCATCCGTTCGTTCGATGAATTTGCGGCGCAAGTGACGCATTACGTCAAAACGGCGCAAGAGTTTGACGCCGAGTTTGTGTTGTTTCCGGAGTTTTTCACAACCCAGCTGCTTTCAATTCCGCTTGACGACGAACGGCAAACGGCGATTGATGACTTGCCGAATTATACCGAAAAATACACCGAGCTGTTTGTATCGCTCGCCAAAGACACCGGCATGTATTTGATCGGCGGCACGCATGTCATCCGCCAAAACGGCAAGCTGTACAATGCCGCCCACTTGTTTACACCAGACGGAACGATCCACCGCCAGGCGAAGCTGCATATCACCCCGACCGAGGTTAACGAGTGGAACATCGCCCCGGGCGACGGGCTTCATGTCTTCGAAACGGACAAGGCGACGATCGCCATTTTGACGTGCTATGACATCGAGTTCCCGGAAATCGTCCGCCTGGCGCGCGCCAAAGGGGCGGACGTCATCTTCTGTCCGTCGTGCACCGACGACCGACACGGGTTTTACCGCGTAAGGTATTGCTGCCACGCGCGGGCGATCGAGAACGAAGTGTATGTCGTCGCGACCGGCACCGTCGGTTCGCTCCCGACGGTCGACTTTATGCGCGCCAACTTCGGCCAAGCGGCCGTCATCACGCCAAACGACATCCCGTTCCCGCAAGGCGGCGTGCTTGCGTCGGGCGAGATCAACAACGACATGGTCATTACCGCTGACCTCGACTTGTCGCTTCTTCGCAAAGTGCGGGAAAAAGGATCGGTCGCGACATGGCGCGACCGGCGCATCGACTTGTACCCGGACTGGGACACCATGGCGTAA
- the putP gene encoding sodium/proline symporter PutP, translating to MVLFSVIVYLVGMLWIGYWAYKRTSNLSDYMLGGRTLGPAVTALSAGASDMSGWLLMGLPGAMYIDGVSAAWIVIGLTLGAYANWLFVAPRLRVYTEVANDSITIPEFLENRFGDASKLLRMVSGIVIMVFFTFYVSSGLVSGGVLFENSFGVSYHTGLWIVGGVVIAYTLFGGFLAVSWTDFVQGTIMFIALILVPVVTLFHTGGPVDTIKTIHDIDPNLLDLWKGASVLGIISLFAWGLGYFGQPHIIVRFMAIKSVKEMKSARRIGMGWMIFSVVGAMLTGLFGIAYFSQRGMKLDDPETVFIKLGHILFHPIITGFLLAAILAAIMSTISSQLLVTSSSLTEDLYKVVFRRSASDKELVFVGRLSVLLVAIVATALAYTKNDTILNLVGYAWAGFGASFGPVILLSLCWRRMTKWGALAGMVAGAVTVILWTQSEYLKELLYEMIPGFAASLAAIVVVSLLTKAPEGKVAEQFDQFKKSLS from the coding sequence ATGGTTTTATTTTCTGTCATTGTCTACTTAGTTGGCATGCTTTGGATTGGCTATTGGGCGTATAAACGGACGTCGAATTTGTCCGATTATATGCTTGGCGGCCGGACGCTCGGACCGGCCGTGACCGCGCTTAGCGCCGGGGCTTCCGACATGAGCGGCTGGCTGCTCATGGGGTTGCCGGGGGCGATGTATATCGATGGAGTGAGCGCCGCATGGATCGTCATCGGCTTGACGCTTGGCGCTTATGCAAACTGGCTGTTCGTTGCGCCGCGCTTGCGCGTCTATACGGAAGTGGCGAACGATTCGATTACCATTCCCGAGTTTTTGGAAAACCGTTTCGGCGATGCGTCGAAGTTGTTGCGGATGGTGTCCGGCATTGTCATTATGGTCTTTTTCACGTTTTATGTATCGTCCGGCCTTGTTTCGGGCGGCGTGCTGTTTGAAAACTCGTTTGGCGTCAGCTACCATACAGGTTTGTGGATCGTTGGCGGCGTTGTGATCGCCTATACGCTGTTTGGCGGCTTTTTGGCTGTCAGTTGGACGGACTTTGTGCAAGGGACGATTATGTTCATTGCGTTGATTCTGGTGCCGGTGGTGACGCTGTTCCATACAGGAGGGCCAGTGGATACGATCAAGACGATTCATGACATTGACCCGAATTTGCTGGATTTATGGAAGGGAGCAAGTGTTCTTGGCATTATTTCGTTATTCGCTTGGGGGCTCGGCTATTTCGGCCAGCCGCACATTATCGTCCGCTTTATGGCGATCAAGTCGGTCAAAGAAATGAAAAGCGCCCGTCGCATCGGCATGGGTTGGATGATTTTCTCCGTTGTCGGAGCGATGTTGACGGGGCTTTTTGGAATCGCTTACTTTTCACAGCGCGGCATGAAGTTGGATGACCCGGAAACGGTATTTATTAAGCTCGGGCACATTTTATTCCATCCGATTATTACCGGGTTTTTGCTGGCGGCGATTTTAGCGGCCATTATGAGTACGATTTCGTCGCAGCTGCTCGTCACCTCGAGCTCGCTGACCGAAGACTTGTATAAAGTCGTGTTCCGCCGCTCTGCTTCGGACAAAGAACTTGTCTTCGTCGGGCGCCTGTCGGTGCTGTTAGTCGCCATTGTCGCGACAGCGCTGGCGTACACGAAAAACGACACGATTTTAAACTTGGTCGGGTACGCCTGGGCTGGATTCGGCGCATCGTTTGGCCCAGTCATTTTGCTTAGCTTATGCTGGCGGCGGATGACGAAATGGGGGGCGCTCGCCGGTATGGTCGCCGGGGCGGTAACGGTCATTCTTTGGACGCAGTCGGAGTATTTGAAAGAGCTGCTGTATGAAATGATTCCAGGCTTCGCCGCGAGCCTCGCCGCTATTGTCGTCGTGAGCCTGTTGACAAAAGCGCCGGAAGGAAAAGTGGCGGAACAGTTTGATCAGTTTAAGAAGTCGCTGTCATAA
- a CDS encoding basic amino acid ABC transporter substrate-binding protein gives MLKMKKGLFVAVVAALLMALAACGGKSTETSSSSSGGGEAKKKIVVGTDAAFAPFEYMNKGKIVGFDVDLLDAIMKEAGLDYELRNIGWDPLFAALQSKEIDMGISGITINDERKQTYDFSIPYFESTHMIMVKEGSPIQNALDLKGKTVGVQNGTTGQEAVEKLLGKENKNIKKFENTVVAIMDLLNGGVDAVVTDNAVANEYVKNNPDKKIKAIADPKNFQSEFYGLMFPKGSELKPKIDEALKKVIDSGKYAEIYKKWFGTEPNIESLKQAQ, from the coding sequence ATGCTTAAAATGAAGAAAGGTTTATTCGTGGCTGTTGTTGCTGCATTGCTGATGGCGCTCGCTGCCTGCGGCGGCAAGTCAACGGAAACAAGCTCGTCATCGAGCGGCGGCGGGGAAGCAAAGAAAAAAATCGTCGTCGGAACAGATGCGGCGTTTGCTCCGTTCGAATATATGAATAAAGGAAAAATTGTCGGCTTCGACGTCGATCTTCTCGATGCTATTATGAAAGAAGCCGGTCTTGACTACGAATTGCGAAACATCGGCTGGGATCCGCTGTTTGCCGCATTGCAAAGCAAAGAAATCGACATGGGCATCTCAGGCATTACGATTAATGATGAACGCAAGCAAACATACGACTTTTCCATTCCTTATTTTGAATCCACTCATATGATCATGGTTAAAGAAGGAAGCCCGATTCAAAATGCGCTTGACCTAAAAGGGAAAACAGTGGGTGTACAAAACGGCACCACAGGGCAAGAAGCTGTAGAGAAATTGCTTGGGAAAGAGAATAAAAATATCAAAAAGTTTGAAAACACGGTCGTCGCCATTATGGATTTGCTCAACGGCGGTGTTGATGCAGTTGTCACAGACAACGCGGTAGCCAATGAGTACGTGAAAAACAACCCAGACAAAAAGATCAAAGCGATTGCTGACCCGAAAAACTTCCAATCTGAGTTTTATGGTCTCATGTTCCCGAAAGGAAGCGAGTTGAAACCAAAAATCGACGAGGCATTGAAAAAAGTGATCGACAGCGGTAAATACGCAGAAATTTACAAAAAATGGTTTGGTACTGAACCGAATATCGAAAGCTTGAAACAAGCCCAATAA
- a CDS encoding amino acid ABC transporter permease — MDFRFDIIIEYAPFFLRGLLLTIGVSIAAIIAGLILGLIIGLGKMSTNRLIRLPFAWYINFFRGTPLVVQILLVHFGVMPIFFAQPSATVSLIVSLSLNSAAYVAEIFRAGIQSIDKGQMEAARSLGMTHAQAMRYIILPQALKRMIPPFANEFIVLIKDSSLGLVIAAPELMYWGRAAQGQYYRVWEPYLTVAFIYLLLTLSLSKLLHYLERKYSTQ, encoded by the coding sequence ATGGATTTCCGTTTCGATATCATTATAGAATATGCCCCGTTTTTCCTGCGTGGATTGTTGCTGACCATTGGTGTTTCGATCGCCGCCATTATTGCGGGTTTAATTCTCGGCTTGATCATCGGCCTTGGCAAAATGTCAACCAACCGTCTCATCCGGTTGCCGTTTGCATGGTACATTAACTTTTTCCGCGGCACGCCGCTTGTCGTGCAAATTTTACTCGTTCACTTCGGTGTCATGCCAATCTTTTTCGCCCAGCCAAGCGCAACCGTTTCACTGATCGTATCGCTTTCGCTCAATTCGGCCGCCTATGTGGCGGAAATTTTCCGCGCCGGCATCCAGTCCATCGACAAAGGACAAATGGAAGCGGCCCGCTCGCTCGGCATGACACACGCGCAGGCGATGCGCTACATTATTTTGCCGCAGGCGCTGAAGCGGATGATTCCGCCGTTTGCAAATGAATTTATTGTCCTGATCAAGGATTCTTCGCTTGGACTGGTCATCGCTGCCCCGGAACTGATGTATTGGGGAAGAGCGGCACAGGGGCAATATTACCGCGTCTGGGAGCCGTATTTGACAGTCGCGTTTATTTATTTGTTGCTGACCCTCTCCCTCAGCAAACTCTTACACTATCTTGAAAGGAAGTATTCGACCCAATGA
- a CDS encoding amino acid ABC transporter ATP-binding protein, translating to MIDVRQLKKSFGSLEVLKGINVHIREGEVVVVIGPSGSGKSTFLRCLNLLEDFDEGEIVIDGINLKAKDTNLNKVREEVGMVFQRFNLFPHMTVLNNITLAPMKVRKWPREKAETKAMELLAKVGLKDKAHAYPDSLSGGQAQRVAIARALAMEPKIMLFDEPTSALDPEMVGEVLSVMKQLANEGMTMVVVTHEMGFAREVGDRVLFMDGGYIIEEGKPEDLFDRPQHERTKAFLSKVL from the coding sequence ATGATCGACGTACGCCAGTTGAAAAAATCGTTTGGATCGCTTGAAGTGCTGAAAGGGATCAATGTCCATATTCGCGAAGGGGAAGTGGTCGTTGTCATCGGGCCGTCCGGCTCGGGGAAATCGACGTTTTTGCGTTGCTTAAACTTGCTTGAAGATTTCGATGAAGGTGAAATTGTCATTGACGGCATCAACTTAAAAGCGAAAGACACGAACTTAAACAAAGTGCGTGAAGAAGTGGGCATGGTGTTCCAGCGCTTTAACTTGTTTCCGCATATGACGGTGCTGAACAATATCACGCTGGCACCGATGAAAGTGCGCAAATGGCCGCGTGAAAAAGCGGAAACGAAGGCGATGGAGCTGCTCGCCAAAGTCGGGCTGAAAGACAAAGCGCATGCCTACCCGGATTCCCTCTCCGGCGGACAGGCGCAACGCGTTGCCATCGCCCGGGCGCTCGCCATGGAACCAAAAATCATGTTGTTTGACGAGCCGACATCCGCCCTTGACCCGGAAATGGTCGGCGAAGTGCTGTCGGTGATGAAGCAGCTGGCCAATGAAGGGATGACGATGGTTGTCGTCACCCATGAAATGGGCTTTGCCCGCGAAGTCGGCGACCGCGTCCTGTTTATGGACGGCGGCTACATTATCGAAGAAGGCAAGCCGGAAGATTTGTTCGACCGCCCGCAGCACGAGCGGACGAAAGCGTTTTTGTCAAAAGTATTATAA
- the qoxD gene encoding cytochrome aa3 quinol oxidase subunit IV yields MGANGHHESFPWEHIIGFLLSLVLTFAALWVALSSGLPLKAVIVIIVVFAVMQASLQLFMFMHVNESDSGRIQTFNMAYSFFIAVVVVAGSIWVMQFVL; encoded by the coding sequence ATGGGGGCGAACGGCCATCACGAATCATTTCCGTGGGAACATATCATCGGGTTTTTGTTGTCGCTCGTCTTGACGTTTGCTGCCCTTTGGGTGGCGCTCTCATCCGGGCTGCCGCTCAAAGCGGTCATTGTCATCATTGTCGTGTTTGCGGTGATGCAAGCAAGCTTGCAGCTGTTTATGTTCATGCATGTCAACGAAAGCGACAGCGGCCGCATTCAAACATTCAACATGGCGTACAGCTTCTTTATCGCCGTTGTCGTTGTCGCTGGTTCGATTTGGGTGATGCAGTTTGTGTTGTAG
- the qoxC gene encoding cytochrome aa3 quinol oxidase subunit III codes for MGEAAHRYDETLPLEYRTQESRLNILGFWIFLGAEVALFATLFATYLVLFQRTGLGPTAGELFEVKDVLIETLLLLTSSFTCGLAIFEMRRGRMSGLIAWLLVTLLLGAGFITFEIREFIHYVHEGATMQTSAFLSSFFVLVGTHGAHVSLGIGWMILIIIQLLQGGFTPKTARKVFIVSLYWHFLDVVWIFIFTLVYLLGMVI; via the coding sequence ATGGGAGAAGCTGCACATCGCTATGATGAAACGCTGCCGCTGGAGTATCGGACACAAGAGAGTCGGTTGAACATATTGGGCTTTTGGATTTTCCTCGGGGCGGAAGTCGCGTTGTTTGCGACGCTATTTGCAACGTATCTCGTCTTGTTCCAACGGACCGGCTTGGGGCCGACGGCAGGCGAGCTGTTTGAGGTAAAAGACGTTCTGATTGAAACGCTGTTGCTTTTAACGAGCAGTTTTACGTGCGGGCTGGCCATTTTTGAAATGCGCCGCGGCCGCATGAGCGGGCTCATCGCTTGGCTGCTTGTGACGCTTTTGCTTGGCGCCGGGTTTATTACGTTTGAAATTCGCGAGTTCATCCATTACGTCCATGAAGGAGCGACGATGCAGACGAGCGCGTTTTTATCAAGCTTTTTCGTGCTCGTCGGCACGCACGGCGCCCACGTCAGTTTAGGAATTGGCTGGATGATTTTGATCATCATCCAGCTCCTACAGGGCGGCTTTACGCCGAAAACAGCGCGGAAAGTGTTTATCGTCAGCCTATATTGGCACTTTTTAGACGTCGTTTGGATTTTCATCTTCACGCTCGTCTATTTGTTAGGGATGGTGATTTAA
- the qoxB gene encoding cytochrome aa3 quinol oxidase subunit I, whose product MKWSEFFVTGEPLIYAADVAIVLTMVGIVFVLTYFKKWKWLWNEWLTTVDHKKIGVMYIICAVLMLFRGGVDALLMRAQLTAPNMKFLDAQHYNEIFTTHGTIMILFMAMPFIIGLMNIVVPLQIGARDVAFPYLNALSFWLFFFGALLFNISFVIGGSPDAGWTAYFPLAGNEFSHGVGNNYYAVALQISGIGTLMTGINFLVTILKMRAPGMTLMRMPMFTWTILITCVLIIFAFPVLTVALALMTFDRVFGTQFFTMANGGMSMLWANLFWIWGHPEVYIVILPSFGIFSEVVSTFAQKRLFGYKAMVGSIVGIAFLSFIVWVHHFFTMGAGPAVNSAFSITTMAIAIPTGVKIFNWLFTIRKGKIRFTTAMLWSLAFIPNFVIGGVTGVMLAMAAADYQYHNSYFLIAHFHYVLIAGTVFACFAGLHYWYPKMFGHILNERLGKWTFWLFMIGFNVCFFPMYFLGLMGMTRRMYTYSAGLGWTPLNVVATVGAALMGIGFIVLCYNIYYSARYGERDMTGDPWNGRTLEWATASPPVHYNFPVTPIVEDVDAYWVMKKKYGGFHVKEEDLKPIHMPSNSGRPFWMSVAFFVAGFGLVFKWFALAIVGALFIVLGLILRSFEDDDGYYIPVDEIKRMEQAARKGA is encoded by the coding sequence ATGAAATGGAGTGAGTTTTTTGTTACGGGCGAGCCGCTCATTTATGCGGCCGATGTCGCCATCGTCTTGACAATGGTCGGCATTGTGTTTGTGTTGACATATTTTAAAAAATGGAAATGGCTGTGGAACGAATGGCTCACGACGGTGGATCATAAAAAGATCGGCGTCATGTACATTATTTGCGCCGTTTTGATGCTCTTCCGCGGCGGCGTCGACGCGCTTTTGATGCGGGCGCAGCTGACCGCGCCGAACATGAAGTTTCTTGACGCGCAACATTACAATGAAATTTTCACGACGCACGGGACGATTATGATCTTATTTATGGCGATGCCGTTCATCATCGGATTGATGAACATCGTCGTTCCGCTGCAAATCGGGGCGCGCGACGTCGCGTTTCCATATTTGAATGCGTTAAGCTTTTGGCTCTTTTTCTTCGGTGCGTTGCTGTTTAACATTTCATTCGTCATCGGCGGATCGCCGGATGCCGGTTGGACGGCGTACTTCCCGCTCGCTGGCAACGAATTCAGCCATGGCGTCGGCAACAACTACTATGCCGTTGCCTTGCAAATTTCCGGGATCGGGACGTTGATGACCGGGATCAACTTCCTTGTGACAATTTTAAAAATGCGCGCGCCGGGCATGACATTGATGCGCATGCCGATGTTTACGTGGACGATTCTCATTACGTGCGTGCTCATTATTTTTGCGTTTCCGGTATTGACCGTCGCCTTGGCATTAATGACGTTCGACCGCGTATTTGGCACGCAATTTTTCACGATGGCCAATGGCGGCATGTCGATGTTGTGGGCGAACTTGTTCTGGATTTGGGGTCACCCGGAAGTGTATATCGTCATTTTGCCTTCGTTCGGCATTTTCTCGGAGGTTGTCAGCACGTTTGCCCAAAAACGTTTGTTCGGTTATAAGGCCATGGTCGGTTCGATCGTCGGTATTGCTTTCCTAAGCTTTATCGTTTGGGTGCACCACTTCTTTACGATGGGTGCGGGGCCGGCAGTGAACTCCGCCTTCTCGATCACGACGATGGCGATCGCGATCCCGACCGGGGTGAAAATTTTCAACTGGCTGTTTACGATCCGAAAAGGGAAAATTCGTTTTACAACGGCGATGCTTTGGTCGCTGGCGTTCATCCCCAATTTTGTCATCGGCGGCGTGACAGGCGTGATGCTGGCGATGGCGGCGGCCGATTATCAATACCATAACAGTTATTTTCTCATCGCCCACTTCCATTACGTTTTGATCGCGGGTACGGTGTTCGCTTGCTTTGCCGGCTTGCATTACTGGTATCCGAAAATGTTTGGTCATATTTTAAACGAGCGGCTCGGCAAATGGACGTTTTGGCTGTTTATGATCGGTTTTAACGTCTGCTTCTTCCCGATGTATTTCCTCGGGCTGATGGGAATGACGCGCCGCATGTACACGTACTCGGCTGGTCTCGGCTGGACGCCGCTGAACGTTGTTGCGACGGTTGGGGCGGCCTTGATGGGCATCGGGTTCATTGTGCTTTGCTATAACATTTACTACAGCGCCCGCTACGGCGAGCGCGACATGACCGGCGACCCGTGGAACGGGCGGACGCTCGAGTGGGCGACGGCGTCGCCGCCGGTGCATTACAACTTCCCGGTGACGCCGATCGTCGAAGATGTGGATGCGTATTGGGTGATGAAGAAAAAATACGGCGGCTTCCACGTGAAAGAGGAAGATTTGAAGCCGATCCATATGCCAAGCAACTCGGGACGCCCGTTTTGGATGTCGGTCGCGTTTTTCGTCGCCGGATTCGGCCTCGTGTTCAAATGGTTTGCGTTGGCCATTGTCGGCGCGTTGTTCATTGTGCTTGGGTTGATTCTCCGCTCGTTTGAAGACGATGATGGCTACTATATTCCGGTTGATGAGATTAAACGAATGGAGCAGGCGGCGCGAAAGGGGGCGTAA
- the qoxA gene encoding cytochrome aa3 quinol oxidase subunit II, protein MKRARWRAVLVLPFLFLLGGCVERTAVLNPQGPVARMQYDLIMWSVGFMLFIIVVVFTLFAVFLIRYREKPENAGYEPPDEEGNTLLEVVWTAIPILIVAALAVPTVKATFALEKPPTEKVEPITIHVTAANWKWIFSYPEENIETVNYVHIPAGVPVKFKLTSVGPMNSFWVPELGGQKYAMDGMETELILQADKPGSYMGRSANFSGEKFAHMEFEVVAQTGDDFRKWVNEVKQTAPKLDEKKYTQILKPGLVGRMTFSNTHLEWIDHAKQNSHHGNDHSMKNKNQSDEAMTESHHHGE, encoded by the coding sequence ATGAAACGGGCGAGATGGCGCGCGGTGCTGGTTTTGCCGTTTTTGTTTTTGCTTGGGGGCTGCGTGGAGCGCACCGCTGTGCTCAATCCGCAAGGGCCGGTGGCGCGCATGCAGTATGATTTGATCATGTGGTCGGTCGGCTTTATGTTGTTCATTATTGTTGTTGTATTTACGTTATTTGCCGTTTTTCTCATTCGTTATCGCGAGAAGCCGGAAAATGCCGGCTATGAGCCGCCGGATGAGGAAGGGAACACGCTGCTTGAAGTTGTCTGGACGGCCATTCCGATTTTGATCGTCGCGGCGCTCGCTGTTCCGACAGTGAAGGCGACGTTTGCGTTGGAAAAGCCGCCGACTGAGAAAGTTGAACCGATTACGATTCATGTGACGGCGGCGAACTGGAAATGGATTTTCAGCTATCCGGAAGAAAACATTGAAACGGTCAACTACGTCCATATTCCGGCCGGTGTGCCGGTTAAGTTTAAGCTGACTTCGGTCGGGCCGATGAACTCGTTTTGGGTGCCGGAATTAGGCGGGCAAAAATATGCGATGGACGGCATGGAGACAGAGTTGATTTTGCAAGCCGACAAGCCGGGTTCCTACATGGGGCGAAGCGCCAACTTTTCCGGGGAAAAGTTCGCCCATATGGAGTTTGAGGTCGTCGCGCAAACGGGAGATGACTTCCGCAAATGGGTGAATGAAGTGAAACAAACCGCCCCGAAGCTCGATGAGAAAAAATATACACAAATTTTAAAACCGGGGCTTGTTGGGCGGATGACGTTTTCGAACACCCACTTAGAATGGATTGACCACGCAAAACAGAACAGCCATCATGGGAATGACCATTCAATGAAAAACAAGAATCAAAGTGATGAAGCGATGACAGAGAGCCATCACCATGGCGAATAG
- a CDS encoding TrmH family RNA methyltransferase: MEEREATSFLEQLRQEGLITESTRPVWEMILPRRLRRMYEVLNERTRYITVLIDAVDDPHNQAAVLRTAEAFGVQDVHIVTGKAPFSPNRLVTRYADQWLTLHHKPDIKTAIADLKQQGYQVYASYLGERTIPVSDLDLSQPTALLFGNEHSGVSEEALRLADGTFVIPMYGFVQSFNISVAAALALYDVTERARRQAGERYYLSSGEKKVLYEQWMWQTLNPRIRKQLEQQGYTIQNNGGQPGSFQ; this comes from the coding sequence GTGGAAGAACGGGAAGCGACATCATTTTTGGAACAGCTGCGGCAAGAAGGGCTGATCACCGAATCGACGCGTCCGGTTTGGGAAATGATTTTGCCAAGGCGGCTTCGGCGGATGTATGAGGTTTTGAATGAGCGCACCCGCTATATTACCGTCTTGATCGACGCGGTCGATGACCCGCATAACCAAGCGGCGGTGTTGCGGACGGCTGAAGCGTTTGGCGTTCAAGACGTTCATATCGTGACGGGAAAGGCGCCGTTTTCGCCGAACCGGCTTGTGACGCGCTATGCCGATCAGTGGCTGACGCTCCACCATAAGCCAGATATCAAAACGGCCATTGCCGACTTGAAACAGCAAGGGTATCAAGTGTATGCAAGCTATCTCGGTGAGAGGACGATTCCGGTTTCCGACCTCGATCTGTCCCAACCGACAGCGCTGTTGTTTGGCAATGAGCATAGCGGCGTGTCGGAAGAGGCGCTCCGCTTGGCGGACGGAACGTTTGTCATTCCGATGTACGGCTTTGTGCAAAGCTTTAACATTTCCGTCGCCGCCGCGTTGGCGCTCTATGATGTCACCGAGCGGGCGCGCCGCCAGGCAGGGGAGCGCTACTATTTATCGTCCGGGGAGAAAAAGGTGTTGTATGAACAGTGGATGTGGCAAACGTTAAATCCACGAATCCGCAAACAATTGGAACAACAAGGATATACAATACAAAACAACGGAGGACAGCCGGGTTCCTTTCAATAA